A region of Candidatus Methylomirabilota bacterium DNA encodes the following proteins:
- a CDS encoding AIR synthase family protein yields the protein MIVGPRLGEDAAVLDMGDRYLVATTDPITFATDEAGWYALHVNANDLAVRGACPLWFLATVLLPEGAATEAAVERLFADIGEACAELGVSLIGGHTEVTAGLPRPIVSGCMLGEVAKDRLVTTGGARPGDTLLLTKGVPLEGTAIIARERAAEAERRGVAADVVKRARDLLRRPGISVVPEARAACAAARVHAMHDPTEGGVATACWELAQAADVGVRVDRERIPVLREGRALCEAFGLDPLGTIASGSLLLAVAASDAERVAEACRSVGVDCTAIGRVTEASQGVSLTSGGHPRPMPTFPQDEITRLFAES from the coding sequence GTGATCGTCGGACCGCGCCTGGGCGAGGATGCCGCGGTGCTCGACATGGGCGATCGCTACCTGGTGGCCACCACCGATCCCATCACCTTCGCCACCGACGAGGCCGGCTGGTACGCGCTGCACGTCAACGCCAACGATCTGGCCGTGCGGGGCGCGTGCCCGCTCTGGTTCCTGGCCACCGTGCTGCTGCCCGAGGGCGCGGCCACCGAGGCTGCGGTCGAGCGGCTCTTCGCCGACATCGGGGAGGCGTGCGCGGAGCTCGGCGTGTCGCTCATCGGCGGTCACACCGAGGTGACGGCCGGCCTGCCGCGCCCGATCGTCTCCGGCTGCATGCTGGGTGAGGTGGCGAAGGACCGCCTGGTCACCACGGGAGGGGCGCGGCCCGGCGACACGCTGCTGCTCACCAAGGGCGTGCCGCTCGAGGGCACGGCGATCATCGCGCGCGAGCGGGCCGCCGAGGCGGAGCGGCGGGGGGTCGCCGCCGACGTCGTGAAGCGTGCGCGTGACCTGCTGCGGCGGCCCGGCATCAGCGTGGTGCCCGAGGCGCGCGCAGCCTGCGCGGCCGCGCGGGTCCACGCCATGCACGACCCGACCGAGGGTGGCGTGGCCACCGCGTGCTGGGAGCTGGCGCAGGCCGCCGACGTGGGCGTGCGCGTCGATCGCGAGCGCATCCCGGTATTGCGCGAAGGCCGCGCGCTCTGCGAGGCGTTCGGGCTCGATCCGCTCGGCACCATCGCGTCGGGCTCGCTGCTGCTCGCGGTGGCCGCGTCCGATGCCGAGCGCGTGGCCGAGGCCTGCCGCAGCGTCGGCGTCGACTGCACGGCCATCGGGCGTGTGACCGAGGCCTCGCAGGGCGTGAGCCTCACGTCCGGCGGCCACCCGCGCCCGATGCCCACATTCCCCCAGGACGAGATCACTCGCCTCTTCGCGGAGAGCTAA
- the ggt gene encoding gamma-glutamyltransferase, protein MPQIGYAHRQAPMGRRGMVASCHPLASLAGVEVLKSGGNVVDAAIATNAVLAVTQPNFCGVGGDIFCLYHEAATRRVHYLSGAGCSGSRASLDELNRRGLKAVPNIGPGSVSVPGATRGWRMLLDRFGTRPLASLLEPAIHYAGEGFPLSDVVAQAIREKAPMVDDPEWHRVIALDGRFPKTGDCYRQPDLARTLTELGQEPELFYKGRVARSIAQRMQAEGFLTADDLATHEGAWGEPISSTYRGYTIYETPPPTQGLAALLTLNLLEAFDLGRYEFHSPEHLHLLIEMTKLAYADRDRWVADPLHERVPVETLIGKAYAERRRLAFDPGKAQWHKWGEIDGDTTGFVVADGQGNVMSVIQSLYKSFGSAVVAPGTGVVLQNRGAYFNTDPGHPNCFGPGKRPFHTLIACMVTRGDQPVLGYSNMGGDGQAMFHTQSLTNALDFGMEIQEAIERPRFVAGPIDPGDVVDQVRIESRVPEAVRDALTRKGHQITPVSDWFMRMGHAHGITLDHGTLRGGADPRGDGAAIGF, encoded by the coding sequence ATGCCCCAGATCGGCTACGCGCACCGCCAGGCCCCGATGGGCCGTCGCGGCATGGTCGCCTCGTGTCACCCGCTGGCCTCGCTGGCCGGGGTAGAGGTGCTGAAGTCGGGCGGCAACGTGGTGGACGCCGCCATCGCCACCAACGCGGTGCTCGCGGTCACCCAGCCGAACTTCTGCGGCGTGGGCGGTGACATCTTCTGCCTCTACCACGAGGCGGCCACCCGGCGCGTGCACTACCTGAGCGGCGCGGGATGCTCGGGCTCGCGCGCGAGCCTCGACGAGCTGAACCGGCGCGGGCTGAAGGCGGTGCCCAACATCGGCCCCGGCTCCGTCTCGGTGCCCGGGGCGACCCGCGGCTGGCGCATGCTGCTCGACCGCTTCGGCACGCGGCCGCTCGCCAGCCTGCTCGAGCCGGCCATTCACTACGCGGGAGAGGGGTTCCCGCTGTCGGACGTGGTCGCGCAGGCCATTCGCGAGAAGGCGCCGATGGTGGACGATCCGGAGTGGCATCGCGTGATCGCCCTCGACGGCCGCTTCCCGAAGACGGGCGACTGCTATCGGCAGCCCGATCTGGCGCGCACGCTGACCGAGCTGGGGCAGGAGCCGGAGCTGTTCTACAAGGGACGCGTCGCGCGCTCGATCGCCCAGCGGATGCAGGCCGAGGGCTTTCTCACCGCAGATGATCTGGCCACCCACGAGGGCGCGTGGGGCGAGCCGATCTCCTCGACCTATCGCGGCTACACCATCTACGAGACGCCGCCGCCCACGCAGGGCCTGGCCGCGCTGCTCACCCTGAATCTGCTGGAGGCCTTCGACCTCGGCCGCTACGAGTTCCACTCGCCCGAGCACCTGCACCTGCTGATCGAGATGACCAAGCTGGCCTACGCCGATCGCGACCGCTGGGTGGCCGATCCGTTGCACGAGCGCGTGCCGGTCGAGACGCTCATCGGCAAGGCGTACGCGGAGCGGCGCCGTCTGGCCTTCGATCCCGGGAAGGCGCAGTGGCACAAGTGGGGCGAGATCGACGGCGACACCACCGGCTTCGTGGTGGCGGACGGGCAGGGCAACGTGATGAGCGTCATCCAGAGCCTCTACAAGTCCTTCGGCTCGGCGGTGGTGGCGCCCGGCACCGGGGTGGTGCTGCAGAACCGCGGGGCCTACTTCAATACCGATCCGGGGCATCCGAACTGCTTCGGACCCGGCAAGCGCCCCTTCCACACCCTGATCGCGTGCATGGTCACGCGGGGCGATCAGCCGGTGCTCGGCTACTCGAACATGGGCGGCGACGGCCAGGCCATGTTCCACACCCAGTCGCTCACCAACGCGCTCGACTTCGGCATGGAGATCCAGGAGGCCATCGAGCGGCCGCGCTTCGTCGCCGGGCCCATCGATCCGGGTGACGTCGTCGACCAGGTGCGCATCGAGAGCCGCGTGCCCGAAGCAGTTCGCGACGCGCTGACCCGGAAGGGCCACCAGATCACGCCGGTGTCGGACTGGTTCATGCGCATGGGCCACGCCCACGGGATCACGCTCGACCACGGGACGCTGCGCGGCGGGGCCGATCCCCGGGGCGACGGCGCGGCGATCGGCTTCTGA
- a CDS encoding DUF4392 domain-containing protein: MALDPGGRGIAAFFVRGGATAAAQALRKSRRVLLTTGFAVGPGLPETDGPPGTACLGRALRTLGAQVGYITDAVAVPPLQAALKVLGEPATVETFHVPHRQGPGAAREIARRLLAEQKPTHLVAIERPGRARDGHYRSARGRSLTEWNGPLDELFLAAPRRVVTIGVGDGGNEVGMGAVRSRVARAGGVFPQIASVVPVKHLVVAGVSNWGAYGIVAELARLAGRPLLHTGEEEQAMVQACVDAGAVDGLTLRPEPTVDGLPLPAHVGMLELLRVLESPRHTGGPSK; encoded by the coding sequence ATGGCGCTGGATCCGGGCGGCCGGGGCATCGCCGCGTTCTTCGTGCGCGGAGGCGCCACCGCGGCGGCCCAGGCGCTGCGGAAGAGCCGCCGCGTGCTGCTCACCACCGGCTTCGCGGTCGGCCCGGGACTGCCCGAGACGGACGGTCCGCCGGGTACCGCGTGCCTCGGACGCGCGCTGCGCACGCTCGGCGCGCAGGTGGGCTACATCACCGACGCGGTCGCGGTCCCGCCGCTGCAGGCGGCGTTGAAGGTGCTGGGCGAGCCGGCGACGGTCGAGACCTTTCACGTGCCGCACCGCCAAGGCCCCGGCGCGGCGCGCGAGATCGCGCGGCGGCTCCTCGCCGAGCAGAAGCCCACGCACCTGGTGGCGATCGAGCGGCCCGGCCGCGCCCGTGACGGACACTACCGCAGCGCCCGCGGCCGCTCGCTGACGGAGTGGAACGGCCCGCTCGACGAATTGTTCCTGGCCGCGCCCCGCCGGGTGGTCACGATCGGAGTCGGGGACGGGGGCAACGAGGTCGGCATGGGCGCGGTCCGCAGTCGCGTCGCGCGCGCCGGCGGCGTCTTCCCGCAGATCGCCTCGGTCGTCCCGGTGAAGCATCTGGTGGTCGCCGGCGTGTCCAACTGGGGCGCCTACGGCATCGTGGCCGAGCTGGCCCGCCTGGCCGGCCGTCCGCTACTGCACACCGGCGAGGAGGAGCAGGCGATGGTCCAGGCGTGCGTGGACGCGGGCGCGGTCGACGGCCTCACCCTTCGCCCCGAGCCCACGGTCGACGGCTTGCCTTTGCCCGCCCATGTCGGCATGCTTGAGCTGCTGCGAGTGCTGGAATCACCTCGTCATACCGGAGGCCCGAGCAAATGA
- a CDS encoding aminotransferase class III-fold pyridoxal phosphate-dependent enzyme, which produces MSAAQSVIETYKAMHPRSSALYERARAIIPGGVTHDGRHMKPFPVYVDRALGSHKWDVDGHEYIDYWMGHGALFLGHCHPAVVKAIQDQAARGTHLGASHELEVRWAELIGKLIPSAEMVRFAMSGTEATHLALRIARAFTGRNKVVKFQGHFHGWHDGVVAAVNPPYEVPMSAGVPTSVLDQLLVCPPNDIKAVETMLERGDVAAVILEPAGGQSGTTPTIPGYLQELRSLTTRHNVVLIFDEVITGFRYSPGGAQAYFGVTPDMTTLAKIVAGGLPGAAVVGKKELLSMMAHRGDPVFDRSQRVAQNGTFNSNPVSAAAAIATLELVSDGSLHARANKAGDELRSGLSDAMKRTGVPGTCFGEASIFHVSFEGKPGLAGFDRPRRGDLYHLLRCALLNNGVDCASHHGWISAVHSDADIERSIAAHEKAFREMAADGVFKGM; this is translated from the coding sequence ATGAGCGCTGCCCAGTCCGTGATCGAGACCTACAAGGCCATGCATCCCCGGTCGTCCGCGCTCTACGAGCGCGCGCGGGCCATCATCCCGGGCGGGGTCACCCACGACGGCCGGCACATGAAGCCGTTTCCGGTGTACGTCGACCGGGCGCTGGGGTCGCACAAGTGGGACGTGGACGGGCACGAGTACATCGACTACTGGATGGGCCACGGGGCGCTGTTCCTCGGGCATTGCCACCCGGCGGTGGTGAAGGCCATCCAGGATCAGGCCGCGCGCGGCACTCACCTCGGAGCCAGTCACGAGCTCGAGGTGCGCTGGGCCGAGCTGATCGGCAAGCTGATTCCCTCCGCCGAGATGGTGCGCTTCGCGATGTCCGGCACCGAGGCCACGCATCTGGCCCTCCGGATCGCGCGCGCCTTCACCGGGCGAAACAAGGTCGTGAAGTTCCAGGGCCACTTCCACGGCTGGCACGACGGGGTGGTCGCGGCGGTGAATCCGCCGTACGAAGTGCCCATGTCGGCCGGCGTGCCCACCTCGGTGCTCGATCAGCTCCTGGTGTGCCCGCCCAACGACATCAAGGCAGTCGAGACCATGCTGGAGCGCGGTGACGTGGCCGCGGTGATCCTGGAGCCGGCGGGCGGCCAGTCCGGCACCACGCCGACGATCCCGGGCTACCTTCAGGAGCTGCGCAGCCTCACCACGCGGCACAACGTGGTGTTGATCTTCGACGAGGTCATCACCGGGTTCCGCTATTCGCCCGGCGGGGCCCAGGCCTATTTCGGGGTCACGCCCGACATGACCACCCTGGCCAAGATCGTGGCCGGCGGCCTGCCCGGCGCCGCGGTGGTCGGCAAGAAGGAATTGCTGTCGATGATGGCCCACCGCGGTGATCCCGTCTTCGACCGCAGCCAGCGCGTGGCCCAGAACGGCACGTTCAACTCGAACCCGGTCTCGGCCGCCGCGGCCATCGCCACCCTCGAGCTGGTCAGCGACGGATCGCTCCACGCGCGCGCCAACAAGGCGGGCGACGAGCTGCGCTCGGGCCTGTCCGACGCGATGAAGCGCACGGGCGTCCCCGGCACCTGCTTCGGCGAGGCGTCGATCTTCCACGTCTCGTTCGAGGGCAAGCCCGGGCTGGCCGGCTTCGACCGACCGCGCCGAGGCGATCTCTATCACTTGCTGCGCTGCGCACTGCTGAACAACGGGGTGGACTGCGCCAGCCACCACGGCTGGATCTCCGCGGTGCACAGCGACGCCGACATCGAGCGCAGCATCGCCGCCCACGAGAAGGCCTTCCGCGAGATGGCCGCCGACGGCGTCTTCAAAGGCATGTAG
- a CDS encoding DUF4239 domain-containing protein: MAFTFSGAASRLDTRRQLIVQEANAIATAWRRIDMLPETAQPALRESFRRYVDERLAVYRKLPDVEAAVVELHRATALQGDIWAQAVAALRTEDGQHAIMLLLPPLNEMFNIATTRTMATRMHPPTIIFIMLAILPLTGSLLAGYSTATGKRRSWTHMLGFAVIMAGTVFVILELEFPRLGFVGFDSMDHALVEVRDSLK, from the coding sequence GTGGCGTTCACCTTCTCCGGGGCGGCGTCCAGACTCGATACGCGGCGGCAGTTGATCGTTCAGGAGGCCAACGCTATCGCCACTGCATGGCGGCGCATCGACATGCTGCCGGAAACTGCACAACCGGCCCTGCGCGAGAGCTTCCGTCGGTATGTGGATGAGCGGCTGGCCGTGTACCGGAAGCTCCCCGACGTCGAGGCGGCCGTGGTGGAGTTGCACCGGGCCACGGCGCTGCAAGGGGACATCTGGGCACAAGCCGTGGCGGCACTGCGCACGGAGGACGGTCAGCACGCCATCATGTTGCTCCTGCCGCCGCTCAACGAGATGTTCAACATCGCCACGACCCGCACCATGGCCACCCGAATGCATCCGCCAACCATCATCTTCATCATGCTCGCGATCCTGCCGCTGACCGGTTCGCTGCTTGCAGGCTACAGCACGGCCACCGGGAAGAGGCGCAGCTGGACGCACATGCTCGGATTCGCGGTGATCATGGCCGGCACCGTGTTCGTCATCCTCGAGCTCGAGTTCCCGCGCCTTGGCTTTGTCGGATTCGACTCCATGGATCACGCGCTGGTGGAAGTGCGAGATAGCCTCAAGTGA